The following proteins are co-located in the Gloeocapsa sp. PCC 7428 genome:
- a CDS encoding glycoside hydrolase family 10 protein — MLKLHRSQYLLLLLCAVSLAITLVLTPLSHQTTIASTRSSSAPELRGVWLTNIDSDVLFDRDRLTQAIARLHQLNFNTIYPTVWNWGYTLYPSRIAQRVIGRSLDPTPGLQQRDILNEIVRQAHQKKIAVIPWFEFGFMAPADSLLAQRHPQWLTSRRDGSKIWQEGTHERVWLNPFRPDVQRFILDLIVEIVSNYDVDGIQFDDHFGLPSEFGYDAYTVALYQKEHQGQRPPSDPQDAAWVRWRADKITAYMQQVFRAVKARKQNCLISVSPNPQRVSYDLFLADWEKWERKGFVEELILQVYRNDINVFISELQYPEVVAAKRHIPVSIGILSGLKNRHVPIQQIQDQVAAVRQRKFAGVSFFFYETLWNLSQEKSSDRQSVFQRIFSAAAARPNIYKGWKNG; from the coding sequence ATGCTTAAATTGCACCGATCGCAGTATCTACTGCTCTTACTCTGTGCGGTGAGCCTGGCTATAACTTTAGTACTTACGCCACTATCGCACCAAACAACCATTGCTAGCACTCGCAGTTCTTCAGCACCGGAGTTAAGGGGTGTATGGTTAACAAATATAGATAGTGATGTTTTATTTGATCGCGATCGCCTTACGCAAGCGATCGCCCGCTTACATCAACTCAACTTCAATACAATTTATCCGACAGTTTGGAATTGGGGCTATACGCTTTACCCTAGCCGAATCGCACAACGCGTAATTGGGCGATCGCTCGATCCCACCCCAGGGCTACAACAGCGCGATATCTTAAACGAAATTGTGCGACAAGCACATCAAAAAAAGATAGCGGTCATTCCTTGGTTTGAGTTTGGCTTTATGGCACCGGCAGATTCACTGCTTGCCCAACGTCATCCACAATGGCTAACGAGTCGCCGTGACGGTAGCAAAATTTGGCAAGAGGGAACGCACGAACGTGTATGGCTGAATCCCTTTCGTCCTGATGTACAGCGATTTATATTAGATCTCATTGTCGAAATTGTCAGCAATTATGATGTAGACGGTATTCAATTTGACGATCACTTCGGCTTACCATCCGAGTTTGGCTATGATGCGTACACGGTAGCGCTTTATCAAAAAGAACACCAGGGTCAACGTCCACCAAGCGATCCCCAAGATGCAGCATGGGTACGCTGGCGTGCTGATAAAATTACAGCGTATATGCAACAAGTTTTTCGTGCTGTCAAAGCTAGAAAGCAAAATTGCTTAATATCTGTATCGCCAAATCCGCAACGCGTTTCCTACGACTTATTTTTAGCCGATTGGGAAAAGTGGGAACGTAAAGGCTTCGTCGAAGAATTAATTTTGCAAGTCTATCGCAACGACATCAACGTGTTTATTAGCGAATTGCAGTACCCTGAAGTTGTTGCAGCAAAACGTCATATTCCAGTCAGTATTGGAATTTTAAGCGGGCTAAAAAACCGCCATGTGCCAATTCAACAGATTCAAGATCAAGTAGCAGCAGTCCGCCAGCGCAAATTTGCCGGAGTTTCCTTTTTCTTCTACGAAACTTTGTGGAACCTTTCGCAAGAAAAGTCAAGCGATCGCCAATCCGTCTTTCAAAGAATTTTTTCAGCAGCAGCAGCGCGACCAAATATTTACAAAGGTTGGAAAAACGGCTAG
- a CDS encoding glycosyltransferase family 2 protein, giving the protein MVINNNRPRISIGMPVYNGEPYLKDAINSILNQTFEDFELIISDNGSTDRTEEICRTIASQDQRVRYYRNEQNLGAGWNFNRVVDLATGEYFRWACHDDIQPIASL; this is encoded by the coding sequence ATGGTAATAAATAATAATCGACCAAGAATAAGTATTGGTATGCCAGTGTATAATGGCGAACCCTACCTCAAAGATGCTATAAATTCCATCTTGAACCAAACCTTTGAAGATTTTGAGCTTATTATTTCCGATAATGGCTCAACTGATAGAACTGAAGAAATTTGTAGAACGATTGCTTCTCAGGATCAGCGGGTTCGTTATTATCGTAATGAGCAAAATCTTGGTGCTGGCTGGAATTTTAATCGAGTCGTTGATTTAGCTACTGGAGAATATTTTAGATGGGCTTGTCATGATGATATACAGCCTATTGCAAGTTTATGA
- a CDS encoding glycosyltransferase: MIVYTLGTIFFPFDRAINWLQILLEEEIIVEHVLLQHGATSTAKLTHPLLTSVTSLSIEEMHSAVKQSSLVISHAGQGSTRMLAELGASFVLIPRLKRYGEHVDDHQLLFARAVEKFGIQYCTELDQLITYVRERPSPIATRLFNAPSLADHLTVRYKLELLKPLQ; encoded by the coding sequence ATGATTGTCTACACTCTTGGAACAATATTTTTTCCTTTCGATCGAGCAATAAACTGGCTACAAATACTACTAGAAGAAGAAATCATTGTCGAGCATGTCTTACTTCAGCATGGTGCAACTTCTACAGCTAAATTAACTCACCCTCTCTTAACTAGTGTTACTTCACTTAGTATTGAGGAAATGCATTCTGCTGTGAAGCAATCCTCACTCGTAATTTCTCATGCTGGTCAAGGTTCTACTCGAATGTTGGCAGAATTAGGCGCGTCCTTTGTTCTTATACCTAGATTGAAGCGTTACGGAGAACATGTTGACGATCATCAGCTACTCTTTGCCCGTGCAGTAGAAAAATTTGGCATTCAATACTGCACAGAACTCGATCAATTAATAACATACGTCAGGGAGCGACCGTCTCCTATAGCAACTAGATTGTTTAATGCACCTTCGCTTGCTGATCATCTTACAGTGCGGTACAAATTAGAATTATTGAAACCGCTCCAATAA
- a CDS encoding O-antigen ligase — MTQLLKSKFAPTNTDNLFSGIWIRWQALTLGERLACANIVLIPIWWISGIYRHMSPFLLLGVIGYEWQKYKEIRLKRPTIAVVALLLFAMYQIAKILFAYDVPGREKFSNIFVMTICPAIWLWYIGSNNVRLRLKAIAWAFTFVVVLMLGFWVLLQFVLPETLFFPNNIPTLATLITGQTTEETGFTQTNNPYYLLPYQIAGESLRRYNFFFVYPEYTALIVGCIGFMALDLKNRLWSWLLLLACVFIIVLSGTRIAWLAFPVVIGSRYIIGNFSKRYIPAIAFALIAVVSFTALSVPPATRLLENQVTQSTEAIGDVRSDSTEVRAEIYSKTIEELRSNEDALIWGHAARGKPVQNISFARVGSHSFILGTLLYLNGIVGTVIFLVFWGALFYWLYKTRSGRPLACFCILLFYSLVSITLELVYGNSTSALMIVLCAALREPKPSLQGVHHA, encoded by the coding sequence ATGACTCAGCTACTTAAATCTAAATTTGCACCAACTAATACTGACAACCTGTTCTCTGGTATTTGGATTCGTTGGCAAGCTTTGACCTTAGGAGAACGCCTAGCCTGTGCCAATATCGTTCTGATTCCAATTTGGTGGATAAGCGGTATTTATAGGCACATGTCGCCCTTTTTGTTATTGGGTGTTATCGGTTATGAATGGCAAAAATACAAAGAAATTCGACTCAAACGTCCAACGATTGCCGTAGTTGCTTTGTTGCTTTTTGCTATGTATCAAATAGCAAAAATTTTGTTCGCTTATGATGTACCAGGCAGAGAAAAATTCTCTAACATTTTTGTTATGACAATTTGCCCTGCGATTTGGCTTTGGTACATTGGGAGCAATAATGTCAGGCTACGTTTAAAAGCGATCGCTTGGGCTTTCACATTTGTTGTAGTCCTCATGCTTGGGTTCTGGGTTCTTCTCCAGTTCGTTTTACCAGAAACCCTCTTTTTTCCCAATAACATACCTACACTTGCCACATTAATCACAGGTCAAACAACAGAGGAAACTGGTTTTACACAGACTAATAACCCCTATTACTTATTGCCATACCAAATCGCCGGAGAAAGCTTACGCCGCTATAATTTCTTCTTTGTTTATCCCGAATATACGGCGTTAATTGTTGGTTGTATTGGTTTTATGGCATTGGATCTCAAGAACCGTCTCTGGTCTTGGTTATTACTTTTAGCTTGCGTTTTTATCATTGTTTTAAGTGGAACGCGGATTGCATGGCTGGCTTTTCCGGTTGTAATTGGCTCACGTTACATAATCGGCAATTTCAGCAAACGCTACATACCCGCGATCGCCTTTGCACTGATTGCAGTTGTTAGTTTCACGGCATTATCCGTTCCACCAGCAACTCGCCTGCTAGAAAACCAAGTCACCCAGTCTACTGAGGCGATCGGTGATGTACGTTCAGATTCAACTGAGGTTCGCGCTGAAATCTACTCTAAAACTATAGAAGAACTACGAAGTAATGAGGATGCATTAATTTGGGGTCATGCTGCTAGAGGGAAACCTGTTCAGAATATCTCCTTTGCACGTGTCGGTTCCCATAGTTTCATCTTGGGTACGCTGCTGTATCTCAACGGTATCGTAGGGACTGTGATTTTTCTGGTCTTCTGGGGAGCGCTATTTTACTGGCTTTATAAAACGCGATCGGGAAGACCCTTGGCTTGCTTTTGCATATTACTGTTTTACTCGCTGGTATCTATAACCTTAGAGTTAGTGTATGGAAATTCTACCTCTGCACTTATGATTGTGCTGTGCGCCGCGCTTCGCGAACCTAAACCAAGTCTTCAAGGAGTACATCATGCGTAA
- a CDS encoding glycosyltransferase family 4 protein has product MRKLLVVPVFHHALGGATVSLALMLKGFQQCGALEQLRVLVRADSLMEQYLRQAGLGTCLHIIPEKDLGQFMKQALRWVNQQPQDWPVLLENCVARQILPPMALAAPALRLSRRPIYIVFRDLAHSPHLLGSLVRKLTLTSLAPRAICNSKFTAQHIQRLIPRINDVLYPPVDPEQFNDRPVAPPQNLRPILSSGARIILTPSRISKTEDNINDKNLRSLPLVLAQLKASGHDYHGIIIGQDASPEQTNIRALLEQAERLKVADRFTILPPSFTIEDYYKHADIVVTLAPREPFGRTVVEAIASGVPVVGSRTGGIGEILHNFAPQWTVDPYDPSSAAQAIIRVANDSQTSKILAQGKSWVAANCSLINYAQRMMKITGLNSTLTCQAISV; this is encoded by the coding sequence ATGCGTAAGCTCCTAGTTGTACCAGTGTTTCATCATGCGTTAGGCGGCGCAACCGTATCTCTTGCCTTAATGTTAAAAGGATTTCAGCAGTGCGGTGCCCTTGAGCAATTGCGGGTTTTGGTGAGAGCCGATTCCTTAATGGAGCAGTATTTGCGTCAGGCAGGTTTGGGAACTTGTTTGCACATCATTCCAGAAAAAGACCTCGGTCAGTTTATGAAACAGGCACTACGTTGGGTCAACCAGCAACCCCAAGATTGGCCTGTTCTATTAGAAAACTGTGTTGCGCGTCAAATACTGCCACCTATGGCACTGGCTGCACCTGCACTCCGTCTTAGTAGACGTCCAATTTATATTGTCTTTCGCGATCTTGCACATTCACCGCATCTACTGGGTAGCTTAGTGAGAAAATTAACGCTGACTAGCCTCGCTCCGCGTGCAATTTGTAACTCTAAATTCACTGCTCAGCATATCCAGCGATTAATTCCTCGCATTAACGACGTTCTTTACCCACCAGTCGATCCTGAACAGTTCAACGATCGTCCTGTGGCTCCTCCGCAAAACTTACGACCGATCTTGAGTTCGGGAGCGCGAATCATACTGACTCCTTCACGCATTAGTAAAACAGAAGACAATATAAATGATAAGAATTTGAGGTCACTGCCACTGGTTTTAGCTCAGCTTAAGGCTAGCGGTCACGATTATCATGGAATCATTATTGGTCAAGATGCATCGCCGGAACAAACTAATATTCGGGCTTTATTGGAACAAGCTGAAAGGTTGAAGGTTGCAGATCGTTTCACGATTTTACCGCCCTCGTTTACGATTGAAGACTACTATAAACACGCAGATATCGTTGTGACGCTAGCTCCTCGCGAACCTTTTGGTCGTACGGTGGTAGAAGCGATCGCCTCAGGTGTTCCAGTAGTGGGTAGTCGAACTGGAGGAATTGGAGAAATTTTGCATAACTTTGCTCCTCAATGGACGGTTGATCCGTACGATCCAAGCAGTGCAGCCCAAGCAATTATCCGTGTTGCCAACGACTCCCAAACATCAAAAATTCTTGCTCAAGGTAAATCTTGGGTTGCAGCTAATTGCAGTCTGATTAATTACGCACAGCGGATGATGAAGATTACTGGTTTAAATTCCACGCTTACTTGCCAAGCTATCTCTGTTTGA
- a CDS encoding glycosyltransferase, with product MTQVLQQQSTPSSIEKTPLVSVIINNYNYGRFLAQAIESVLNQTYQNWELIVVDDGSTDNSREIIEAYKENLIPIFQKNAGQGEAINTGIAHSQGDIICFLDADDYFHKEKLVKIVTGFRENPEWVQISHYWTAVNKDGLPISQNHATLSRGDVRSLLLQRGRYGMGITSSLAYRRTALQQVLPIPTKRFRVEDKYFTEGADTYLTVTVPFYGAIGSIDEPLMFYRMHGENVRAHSDNLPYLIRQHEDICAYINQASANVGLVERFSLQRDADYRSLNALQQGGVPLVEAVEILWLSLQESFEIGRSPKDTLERLLRRGICTLFPSEGRAVLRLGLRGYLRFKLFGQ from the coding sequence ATGACTCAAGTACTTCAACAGCAATCAACACCTTCTAGCATTGAAAAGACACCACTAGTCAGTGTCATTATTAATAATTACAACTACGGTCGGTTCTTAGCTCAAGCCATTGAAAGTGTTTTAAACCAGACTTACCAAAACTGGGAATTGATCGTTGTTGATGATGGGTCAACAGACAATTCTCGCGAAATTATTGAAGCTTACAAAGAGAATCTGATACCGATCTTTCAAAAGAATGCAGGACAAGGAGAGGCTATCAATACAGGAATTGCTCATTCGCAAGGAGATATAATTTGTTTTCTCGATGCTGATGACTACTTTCATAAAGAAAAACTTGTGAAAATCGTTACTGGCTTTCGCGAGAATCCTGAATGGGTACAAATTTCTCACTATTGGACTGCTGTAAATAAAGACGGTTTGCCAATTAGTCAGAATCACGCAACTCTCAGTCGCGGGGACGTACGTAGTCTATTGCTGCAAAGAGGAAGATACGGCATGGGAATTACTTCTAGCCTTGCTTATCGTCGCACAGCTTTACAGCAAGTTTTGCCAATCCCTACTAAACGCTTTCGAGTTGAAGATAAATACTTTACTGAGGGTGCAGATACATATTTGACAGTGACCGTCCCTTTTTACGGTGCGATTGGTTCAATTGATGAACCTTTAATGTTCTATCGAATGCATGGCGAGAACGTACGCGCTCATAGCGACAATTTGCCTTATTTAATTCGTCAGCACGAGGATATATGTGCCTATATTAATCAGGCATCTGCCAACGTAGGATTAGTCGAGCGATTCAGTTTACAAAGGGATGCAGATTACCGTAGTCTTAACGCGCTACAGCAAGGCGGTGTACCTTTAGTAGAGGCAGTTGAGATTCTTTGGCTTTCATTACAAGAGAGTTTTGAGATTGGGCGGAGTCCTAAGGATACTCTAGAACGGTTGTTGCGGCGTGGTATCTGTACTCTATTTCCTTCTGAAGGTAGAGCAGTTCTGCGTTTAGGACTGCGTGGCTACTTGCGTTTCAAGTTATTCGGTCAATAG
- a CDS encoding IS630 family transposase, which produces MRTEYWQQVQQIEAANLVFIDEMGVLLGLTRTHARSFCGTRVYDEQPFYRGSKVTVIGAISTKRVLAVMTLNGSMDGQAFQVFIEKCLLPQLWQGAVVVMDNLPAHKLKQIESLIQSVGATIQYLSPYSPDFNPIELWWSQLKAFLRSFSPTTAFRVDLLIATALDLINPVHLKNWFTHCCYCAS; this is translated from the coding sequence TTGAGAACGGAGTATTGGCAGCAAGTGCAACAAATCGAGGCAGCAAACTTAGTTTTCATCGATGAAATGGGTGTACTGCTGGGGTTAACACGAACTCATGCCCGAAGCTTTTGTGGAACTCGAGTGTATGATGAGCAACCATTTTATCGCGGGTCGAAAGTCACCGTCATTGGCGCAATTAGCACAAAACGAGTTTTAGCTGTAATGACCTTGAATGGTTCAATGGATGGTCAAGCCTTTCAAGTGTTTATTGAAAAGTGTTTACTGCCTCAACTGTGGCAGGGTGCTGTGGTTGTTATGGACAATCTTCCAGCACATAAACTCAAACAAATTGAGTCTTTAATTCAATCGGTGGGCGCAACTATTCAATACCTGTCACCTTATTCTCCTGACTTTAATCCAATTGAACTTTGGTGGTCACAATTAAAAGCTTTTTTGCGCTCCTTTTCCCCAACTACTGCATTCAGGGTTGATCTTCTCATTGCCACTGCACTCGATTTAATTAATCCCGTGCATTTGAAAAACTGGTTTACTCACTGTTGCTACTGTGCCTCATAA
- the pssD gene encoding PssD/Cps14F family polysaccharide biosynthesis glycosyltransferase — protein MKLLLVCNPGGHFSTMMGLKSFWSSYSREWVTYPNYDTQNLPSKERVYWVEMQEARMLKKALINFVKALFILHKSQPDLVVSTGASLAVPFILASKLFGIKTIFIESITRATDLSLSGKIVYNLVDEFYVQWPECVERYPKAQYKGVVA, from the coding sequence ATGAAGTTACTTCTGGTATGTAATCCAGGTGGGCATTTTTCTACAATGATGGGGTTAAAGAGCTTCTGGTCTAGCTATTCAAGAGAATGGGTTACGTATCCAAACTATGATACACAAAACTTACCAAGTAAGGAAAGAGTTTATTGGGTAGAAATGCAGGAAGCTAGAATGTTGAAAAAAGCATTAATCAATTTTGTAAAAGCATTATTTATCCTGCACAAAAGCCAACCTGACTTAGTAGTTTCTACCGGAGCGAGTTTAGCAGTTCCTTTTATTTTGGCTAGTAAGTTGTTTGGTATCAAAACTATTTTTATTGAGAGTATTACTCGTGCCACTGACTTGAGTCTTAGTGGAAAAATCGTCTATAACTTAGTAGACGAGTTTTATGTCCAATGGCCAGAGTGTGTAGAACGCTATCCTAAGGCTCAATACAAAGGCGTAGTTGCTTGA
- a CDS encoding glycosyltransferase, with translation MKQVGIYRRVFPLASEAFINEQTAHLKQYQPTFIANTLLKEIPFESIALSHHDFLGIKQAAFLLTRSPKLFNCIEPLKKIELIHAHFGPDGVYAMSLAEKLQIPFIVTFHGYDITISRKDLWRKGKFLYYQLIFHEPELKNKAAAFIAVSRFIQNKLIAQKYPQEKIIQHYIGVDTVKFSPGEKGNERYILCVGRHTQKKGIDTLLRAFARIAKKHPTVSLMQVGQGALTAQLIALVKELGIEQQVKFLGAQPHETVLNLMQGAEIFALASQTANNGDCEGLPIVLNEASACGIPVVSTWHSGIPEAIKDGETGFLVPERDEVALAEKLDTLLRDRALGKKMGLQGREFVCETFDLRKQTIKLETIYQSLT, from the coding sequence ATGAAACAAGTTGGCATCTACCGCAGAGTTTTTCCTCTAGCTTCTGAAGCCTTTATAAATGAGCAGACTGCTCATCTAAAACAATACCAGCCTACTTTCATTGCTAATACCCTTCTAAAGGAAATACCTTTTGAAAGTATTGCGCTCAGTCATCATGATTTTTTAGGAATTAAACAAGCTGCCTTCCTTTTAACTCGCTCACCAAAACTATTTAATTGTATTGAACCGCTTAAAAAAATTGAATTAATTCATGCTCATTTTGGTCCTGATGGCGTTTATGCAATGTCGCTAGCTGAAAAACTACAAATTCCTTTTATAGTGACTTTTCATGGTTATGATATTACTATTTCGCGTAAAGATTTATGGCGGAAAGGTAAGTTTTTGTATTATCAATTAATTTTTCATGAACCAGAATTAAAAAATAAAGCAGCAGCTTTTATTGCTGTTTCTCGATTCATTCAAAATAAACTTATAGCTCAAAAGTATCCTCAAGAGAAAATTATTCAACATTATATTGGTGTAGATACAGTCAAGTTCTCTCCAGGAGAAAAAGGAAATGAACGTTATATTCTCTGTGTTGGTAGACATACTCAAAAAAAAGGTATTGATACACTTTTACGTGCTTTCGCTAGAATAGCTAAAAAGCATCCGACCGTTTCACTTATGCAAGTAGGTCAAGGTGCTCTAACTGCACAATTAATCGCTCTAGTTAAAGAACTTGGTATTGAGCAACAGGTAAAATTTTTAGGAGCGCAACCTCACGAAACTGTTTTGAACTTAATGCAAGGCGCAGAAATTTTCGCCCTAGCAAGTCAAACAGCAAATAATGGAGACTGCGAAGGTCTACCTATTGTACTTAATGAAGCATCAGCTTGTGGTATTCCTGTTGTCTCAACTTGGCATAGTGGAATTCCTGAAGCAATTAAAGATGGAGAAACAGGATTCTTGGTACCAGAACGAGATGAGGTAGCCTTAGCAGAAAAGCTAGACACTCTACTTCGCGATCGCGCTTTAGGGAAGAAGATGGGGCTGCAAGGACGGGAGTTTGTCTGTGAAACGTTTGATCTGCGTAAACAAACTATCAAATTAGAAACTATTTATCAATCGCTTACGTAG
- a CDS encoding IS630 transposase-related protein, giving the protein MKPYSLDLREKIVKAYAQGDTSIRKVAARFGVAKSFVQKLIAMKKTQGHVQPKKQGGAIKGKLDGYKAQLAAMVKQYPDATLREYCEYWGTNYHDWLSTSTMCRALQKQKLTRKKRHCAALKQKHNEYSN; this is encoded by the coding sequence ATGAAACCGTACTCGCTCGACTTGCGAGAAAAAATAGTTAAGGCATACGCACAAGGTGACACCTCAATCAGAAAAGTTGCGGCTCGATTTGGAGTAGCCAAAAGTTTTGTGCAAAAACTGATAGCCATGAAGAAAACTCAAGGTCATGTCCAACCGAAAAAACAGGGAGGAGCAATCAAGGGAAAGTTGGATGGTTATAAGGCGCAGCTAGCGGCAATGGTGAAACAATATCCCGATGCAACATTGAGGGAATACTGTGAGTATTGGGGGACAAATTATCATGATTGGCTGAGTACAAGTACGATGTGTCGTGCATTACAAAAACAAAAACTGACACGAAAAAAAAGACACTGCGCAGCACTCAAGCAAAAACACAACGAGTACAGCAATTGA
- a CDS encoding tyrosine-protein kinase domain-containing protein, protein MNHIVNIIRRHWMPLLLLNGVVLAATLYAVIYSKTSVPPVWKANAELNLPQSTNSINASLGTLGQLQNSGLGFSRELNPLQTQLSILTSDTVMQRVLSVDPEKSSYLRLSDYKSLFTVSPQEQTTIIALEVKASSPEIAQQRLNNLINIYQLRLNELRYQDTSVREEFSRGDIEKARQQLEQAQAALASFQEATGISEAVEQTRSLIAQLRDLKTNYTTILAQAQGSQAQAIEASGRLGMNAQQAMNSLRLAENKEYQATRQQLSEVETALAEARSRYTDESPQVQSLLARRQQLMQTMNQQLAVALPNAASNQVDPTLSGSGTRDSRIDMIAELIRAQNTASGLQQQANQISSEINRVSTELNNITKNRAQLLDLQRRYEIAEGVYKSIIAQVEQAKTNPFNVYPNVQTLDAPTIDPKPEEPSRRVIALGGILAALFGSVSLILFLESRNPMLSPRDLRQVEFPVLGRISRLKRPDMERALSAEVPIDLQRLASAVLMLEHQRILITSPTAGEGKTTMTLGLALALVNCGFRVLMVDGDLRQAELSRRLGHSKTETTMNAKQSPVSVSLGLDLIPAPAVRREKIAEFFARGSFERNLNQIQSSGGYDFVLVDSPPVGLASETNLMSSVIQNVLFVVRAGKSDRFSVMDSFEQLVRHNAQIMGLVVNCVESQATGYRYGRQRELMETEA, encoded by the coding sequence ATGAACCACATAGTCAATATCATCCGTAGACACTGGATGCCCTTGTTGCTCTTAAACGGTGTTGTACTTGCTGCTACGCTTTATGCAGTCATTTATTCCAAGACAAGCGTTCCTCCAGTTTGGAAAGCAAATGCTGAGTTAAATCTTCCGCAATCAACAAATAGTATCAATGCCAGTCTTGGTACATTAGGTCAACTACAAAACAGCGGTCTTGGCTTTTCTAGAGAATTAAATCCTTTGCAAACTCAGCTATCGATTTTAACAAGTGATACTGTAATGCAACGGGTACTGTCTGTCGACCCCGAAAAATCTTCGTATCTCAGACTCAGCGACTACAAATCGTTATTTACGGTAAGTCCTCAGGAGCAGACAACAATTATTGCCTTAGAAGTCAAAGCCTCCAGTCCAGAGATTGCTCAGCAGCGGTTGAATAATTTAATTAACATATATCAACTGCGTTTAAATGAACTACGGTATCAAGACACATCAGTTCGTGAAGAGTTTTCGCGAGGAGATATCGAAAAAGCGCGGCAACAATTAGAGCAGGCACAAGCTGCATTAGCTAGCTTTCAAGAAGCTACTGGAATTAGCGAAGCTGTGGAACAAACGCGATCGCTCATTGCCCAACTGCGAGATTTAAAAACGAACTACACAACAATTTTAGCTCAAGCGCAAGGCAGTCAAGCGCAAGCAATCGAAGCATCAGGACGCTTAGGGATGAACGCCCAACAAGCGATGAACTCACTTCGTCTAGCTGAAAACAAAGAATATCAAGCTACCCGACAGCAACTCTCTGAAGTTGAAACAGCATTAGCTGAAGCACGTAGTAGATACACAGACGAAAGTCCACAAGTGCAATCATTACTCGCACGCCGTCAACAGTTAATGCAGACAATGAATCAGCAGTTAGCAGTAGCACTTCCGAATGCTGCTAGTAATCAAGTCGATCCAACTTTGAGTGGCAGCGGGACTAGAGATAGTCGTATCGACATGATTGCTGAGTTAATCAGGGCGCAAAATACTGCATCAGGCTTACAACAACAAGCCAATCAAATTAGTAGTGAAATTAATCGAGTCAGCACGGAACTGAACAATATTACTAAGAATAGAGCACAATTGTTGGATTTGCAGCGGAGGTACGAGATCGCTGAAGGCGTTTATAAAAGTATTATTGCCCAAGTTGAACAAGCAAAAACGAATCCCTTCAACGTCTATCCAAATGTGCAAACGCTTGATGCACCGACCATCGATCCTAAACCAGAAGAACCTAGCCGTCGAGTTATTGCGCTTGGTGGTATTCTCGCCGCGCTCTTTGGTAGCGTCAGCTTAATTTTATTCTTGGAATCGCGTAATCCAATGCTGAGTCCAAGAGATTTACGCCAGGTGGAATTTCCTGTACTAGGTCGAATTTCACGTTTGAAACGCCCAGATATGGAAAGAGCTTTGTCAGCTGAGGTACCTATTGACTTACAGCGCTTGGCGTCTGCTGTTTTGATGCTCGAACATCAACGCATATTAATCACAAGTCCGACTGCTGGAGAAGGTAAGACAACCATGACTTTGGGCTTAGCTTTAGCTTTAGTCAATTGCGGTTTTCGAGTTCTCATGGTCGATGGCGACCTCAGACAAGCCGAACTTAGCCGGCGTTTGGGTCATTCTAAAACGGAAACCACAATGAATGCCAAACAATCTCCAGTATCTGTATCGCTAGGGCTTGATTTAATACCGGCACCAGCAGTTCGTCGAGAAAAAATTGCTGAATTCTTTGCGCGTGGCAGTTTTGAGCGGAATCTGAATCAAATTCAATCTTCTGGTGGATATGATTTTGTTTTGGTTGATAGCCCTCCAGTTGGTTTGGCTAGTGAGACAAACTTAATGAGTTCTGTTATCCAAAACGTTTTATTCGTAGTGCGTGCTGGTAAAAGCGATCGCTTCTCCGTCATGGATAGTTTTGAACAACTCGTACGGCACAATGCTCAGATCATGGGCTTGGTCGTTAATTGTGTAGAGTCACAAGCGACAGGCTATCGCTACGGACGTCAACGCGAGTTAATGGAAACTGAGGCGTAG